In Myripristis murdjan chromosome 5, fMyrMur1.1, whole genome shotgun sequence, the genomic stretch tgaaagaaagaaagaaagaaagaaagaaagaaagaaagaaagaccgGGAGAAATGTCTAAGTTGTGcatcactgtaaaaatgttatttaggttacaataaataaatacattctaTATCTATTTACCTAAATTTAATATTGATCTGTTGATTTGACAAGCAGGCCGAGCCCCTCGACTGGAATCATAGGTTCTCAGTAAGCCAGTCCACAGGTCACTGCTTTTGCTGTTAAGACCCtttgaatgatgatgatgatgatgatgatgatgatttatacTTTATCATCAGCCAGGGCTGGTTTTTCATGCCTCAACAGCGGCTCCATTTGTAACAACACATAACAAAGAGGAAATTAggacaagacacaaaaaagcATACATCTACATATATGTAAATCtatgcatttttgtaattttttgttttgttaaacatTACAGTCACTGAGGACAATACATAGTGCAAATATCAAAGTACTTGATACTGGGATTGCACTCCTCATTAGAGTCAGACTGACTGATACACAAAAGAGTGTTTCAATCTGACCCCATTACAATGTGGAACCCCGTGTCTGCGGTTCAATGGCAGCTGTACATTTTCACTGTTCAGAGCACGGTTAGGATTAGAGACTTCTGAAACAGCAGGCCTGAGTTTAGGCTAGAGGAAGCACTATCATATCTCATATCACTTCTCATAACCTGTTTTACTGGACTTCCTTATATGTAAAAGCTGTACTTGATAACTAATCACCGATTACTTTGCAACTTCTTTAGATGGGATCATCATCAGGCAGTTTTGCATgatgataattttttttaatattgatacAAAATGACACTCAAAGGAAAACCCATCTTGAGCTGCTAGAGTAACAATCATTGGTATGATGGGTCCATCTAGTGGTTATCCTGCGTCTCTGTGTGTTATTGTTAGTTGGGACAGCCTTTGaatgttgtgtcattttttatttatttatttatttaaaaaaaaaaaaaaaaaaaaaaaagctggataAACTGATTGGGGCTCccattttgttggttttgtggTAGACAGTCATGACCAAAGACctagaaagaagaaaggaaggcaTATCCCCTTTAGAAGATGCATGAATTCATTCTTCTGAGCATGGGAGCAGAGGGGTTGGTGGGTAGTGATGATGATCAAAATGACCCTGCAAGAGATGAAGTCTGTGTCTGTAGGACAAACCGATAACGCCAAGTCAAGTTAATGCCGTACTGAAAGTATAATAatggcaataaataaaaatcataataacGACAGTTGCCAATAGCAGGAACAGACACCAACATAGCTGCACAGTGTAAGCAGAAAAAAACTAGTTTGctattaaatatgttttttatgcCGCTCTGcattgacaaagacaaaaaaggtgCAATGGGATGCATGTAGGAATATGCAAACATAGTCAGTGCCACATAGGACAATGCATAGGATATTAACGCAGGTAGGTGTGTTGGAATGGCATGTCATGATGCTGAGGGCCACGCACACGCTGCTCATGTTATTTTCTAATTTAACTTTTACTTATACAGGAAATCTGCTAGAGACACGGATCATTCTCAAGAGAGAACCGcccaagacaaacacaaaactacAACACTAATCGAGTTACAAGCGAACTCAGTCATCCAGTGCAGAACACAAGACACTGGAATAGAAATACAAAGTTCACACAAAGGCTCAGCCCGCATCTGTTTCCTCGCAGCAAGCGGAAATCTGCAAGTGACAACGGACTTGGTGTTTCTCCACTGATTTCCAACATGCAGGAAGTCCATTTTCTCAGAAACGAGAGCGATAGCCTGCACAGGTTCGGCGAAAACGAAACTGGTACCTCTGCAGGGAGGACCACCCTCCTTCCAGCTCTTCATCCTCGTTTAATCTCGGATGGGTTCAGACGGCGCAGAGCCATACTGCCGATCACTCTCCGTGTTTTGCAGCCTACACCCGACTTTTCCCAAGAACCTGCCACAAGGTACGTTTAACACAGACGGAAAAAGGCGCCTTTGCTGTAAAATTTGGTTTCAGAGACCATATTGAATTCTATTGGGTAATTTTGCGACAAGTAGGCTAGAATCGCAATAGCATGTTTAGTAAAATGTTCTTCTTTCATGTTCTGTTTGAGTTCTTCATATCGCATTAATTAACTGGGGACATggtgttagctcccgattcttttgttgaaagcccaagaactgACCGGAGTCAagcttcaattttctgatgaaatatttattatggtcacatataaagcaaggctgggctcagtgtgacagagctctcgcaggatctcagtcagaaaaagCCCCTATattaggaaatgatacacatttatgttcttgggctgggcctgccccgtacagaggttggactttcacgcaaccgagaataattggtcAGTTACccggacaggccaaccactgtccatgccttgtttctagaatgtgtgatgctatgtgtgtgaatgttgactcggcgtgtatctaatgcaacagacctaactaacaagatagagaaagtacatctggctcctgttttatctgtcctctgcttagcggtcaagctgtcctgaactatataatacattggataatgcaagagacaatcgaactataaggccaattgtaacaatgGTTGCCTTTGATTTTCACAAAATATACTGGTTTTCTGTACCATATTTCACCTCAGATAACACCTGGCTTGGTCTTGGTAACTGTGCGCGCACCTGTTGATTGATGAATCAGTTACTCACAGTAACTGGCacgtcacagtgtgtgtgtgtgtgtgtgtgtgtgtgtgtgtttgcgtgcgtgcgtgcgtgcgtgcgtgcgtgcgtgcgtgtccTCCACTTCCAAGTTCACTTAAAAAACTCCTTGTGCACTTTTAAAGcggagatggagatggacccGTTTGCCCTGACAGTAGCAGCGGAAGAAGAGGTGACTACAAAACCCGCCCTTaaacaacagagaagaaaaaagaagaagatagAGATGGACAATGAGGGGAGGTGAGTAGGGATGCACTCTTTTCTGCTCACTGTCTATACGCCTGTGCGCTAGTTGCATACGTTTCTAAGTGCAAATGTCACAGAATTATCTCTGCTTCCACGTCCTCTCAGCCAGCTGAAGACAGAAATAACCTTTGTAAACTGTAAAAAGACAATGTTTTAACAGATTTGTTTTAACAGAGGGCCAACAGGActtgcaaaatgaaaagcagaggtTATTGCAGATACCATTTGCAATAACCACTTGCTGAGTGTCCGGGGAAAAGTCAGAAATCGCAGTGTTTCTATATGGTCATTGAAATCCTGGAAATGTCATGGAATTGGTAAATGTGTTTCCCAGGCCttggtttgttttggaaaattaTGAGGGATTTATTCACAGTCTTTACAATAAATGCTCCAAAGATTTCCTGAAAGAGTAGTTCTTttgtttgtaaataaataaatacatacataaatggtGGCCACAAAACTGCTAAAGAtgtcacaaaacaaaagataCAGGAACTTTATACAGTTCTGTAGCTGTACAAGTGATTTCCCAGGAAAAGAGTAAAAAGAGGGATTGGTAGAGTCatgaaaaattaagaaatttttttatttaagtggaacgttatttttccaaaacagaCTGTGGGCTAGAAAGTGAGTTATGAAAGTCAGAAATCTCAGCATGTTACAGTGACTGTTGAGTCATTCATCAAAAACCCTATCAGCTCCCTGAAGATACAGGCCTACAGGTTTATGGAGATTTTGAGTTGTTGAGCAGTAGAAGTCTTAATTATTGTCCCTCTGAATGTTCTAGTCTTGCATTAGACTAAATTTGATGATAGTGTTACATTTGTCTTTCTCACCAGGGGACAGGCCAGCATGTATAACACACTTAACCAGCAATATGAGGAGAAAGTGCGCCCCTGCATTGACCTCATCGACTCCCTGCGCTCCCTGGGTGTGGAGAAGGACCTGGCGCTGCCTGCCATCGCCGTGATTGGCGACCAAAGCTCGGGGAAGAGCTCTGTGCTGGAGGCGCTGTCAGGAGTGGCTTTGCCAAGAGGAAGTGGTGAGGCTGATAAACAACTCTAGTTTGCCTTTTTTGGATTGAATTATTCAATTTAATATAATGGGATGTCCCATGTCCTGTTCATTTATTCAAGAAGCAACTACCAGGCTTGAGCTGTTGTGCCAACAGTAGTATTAATAGCCCTATCTACCCCTGTCTCCCTGTTTTGTATTTGCAGGTATTGTGACAAGATGTCCTCTTGAGTTGAAGATGAAAAGAACAACTGAAGGAGAAACGTGGCAAGGGACAATAACCTACACTGCAAAGAAGCAGCCTGAgggtaagtaaaattttatttagtTCACTGCAAGAGGGGTcttacatcattaaaaaaaaaaatctttacacCCAGTGTAGTTTCACTTCCACTGAGGGAAAAGAATAAGGTTCTGCAGTGTTCTCAAGTAAAGACTTTTTTTGAGTCATTGTAGCTATGATGTATTCTAACTCAGTGGTAAAGCCATAAAGAGATTAAAGGagttatttcagtgtatttattcATCTATCATGATGAGCTGtctcaaataaaatattttaaaccaAAATGATGTTTCTTGAACTGGTTTGTTGAAATGGTAGACAAAATTTCTTGCTTGTGCCAATGAGACTGATGAAGTTAAACATTTTAACTTGtaatatgaaatgctttttcCTCCAGGGCACTTTAACCATCACGTAGACATTGAGGATCCTTCATATGTGGAACATCTCATTGAGCAAGGTCATTCTTGCTGATCTGAGTAAACATAACAGAACCCAAATGATATAACTAATACAACTCAAAGCAATTACACATTATAGTTTCAAATCCATAGAAGCAATACTAATTGACTAATAGACTAATTGTTTCATGGTAGTGTTGTTATGTTTCTGTCCACCTTTAGCCCAAAATGACATGGCTGGGCACGGTGCAGGGATCAGTGAGGACCTCATCAGTCTTTCGATTGCCTCTCCTGATGTTCCAGACCTGACACTCATCGACCTGCCTGGCATCGCCAGGGTGGCAGTCAAGGGCCAGCCACAGGACATTGGAGAAAAGGTACAGTTGTCACAGCTGTGTCTTACATCAGGTTTTTTTTGGTGCAGTAATGAacaagaaatgtgtgtttttgtttttgttttaaacagaaaaaacaactaGATTCTCAACTCTTAACACAATAGCTTCAATAGATGTTGGGACATACTCATCTTATCATGTGCAGAGGGCTGGTagtcaactgtgtgtgtttgtgtgtgtctgactgtctgtgtgactgttttTCAGATTAAGAAAATGATTCAGAAATTcatcaaaaaacaagaaaccatCAGCTTGGTGGTTGTCCCATCCAATGTTGACATAGCAACCACAGAGGCTTTGAAGATGGCACAGGAGGTGGATCCTGATGGAGAGAGGACTCTGGGTGCTTTTTATTTCCATGCTATACCTAACATACATTGCATGACGATAACTGGTGATTAATGTCATGCAAACTAATGATTGCTGAGCATCAGCTGTTGGaaatccaaaaaataaatgaataaggaGCACGCAACTGTAATGAAGCGACAACCTTTCCAAAATGTTTCCTTGACCTTTagaataaacatgtaaaaaaaataaatgaatgaatgaatgcaataTAAATGCTCTCATGATATGTACAGGTATCCTGACCAAGCCTGACCTGGTTGACAAAGGCACAGAGGCAACAGTGGTGAAGACTGTGCATAATGAGCTCATTCCCCTGAAGAAGGGCTACATGATTGTCAAGTGCAGGGGCCAGCAAGAGATTCTGGATCGAGTCTCACTGAGTGAGGCcatggagagggagaagacCTTCTTTGAGGAACATGCATACTTTAGGTCTCTCACAGAGTTTTGTATTATGAAGAGGGCTTATTATTTTAACGCATTTTTCTTGCAAAGAGTAGCTTTGTTTGGTGACTTGTAACTTCTTAATTATTGGGTGCAGGTGCAAGTGCTTGTAGGTATTATGAGTTTTGTGATGGTTTTAATGATGGGCATTGGAAAGCTGCATAATGAAACCTAATTATAGCCCAGTGTAAGTGCTTGAGTCTCCCCACAAATAGAGCTGAAATTATAGTAATTTATCGTAGACTTGTTGCCAGTCTATGGCCATGCTTGTGATTTGCTGAGTAGTGAGACATAGTGCTCAGCGTTGTCATTTCTCCATTCTTCCCACACAGCATACTGCATGATGAGGGTCAAGCCACCATTCCCAAATTGGCTGAAAAGCTAACTCTTGAGTTGGTGAATCACATCCAGGTGATTTGTTTAATATcttttcattcaaaattaccaGATTACATAATGTGTAATAGATattgtgtgtgattttcccAAAATATTTAGAATTTTAACAGTCAAATTACTGAAATAATTTTCTAACATTATTtgaatattatttaaaaaatactgaaacactATCACAGTGCaatatttccattttcctcttcaTTATATGCAGAGATCCCTTCCTCAGCTGGAAGAACAGATAGAGAAGAAActcaacaacacacaaagtagGCTAACTAAGTGTGGCGCTGGACCTCCACAGGACCCATCAGACAAAGTCTACTTTTTCATTGACGTGAGTCTGCACACTGGCACTCCGTTTAGTCCTTTTTAATAACTAACAACACACTAGACTTCAGAGCAACATTACAGATAACAGAATAGGACATTTCTTTACCTGTACCACTTTCTTTCATTTGGTGCTGCCGGGCTTTAGAAAGTGACAGCATTTACTCAAGACGCCATCAGCCTTGCTGCAGGGGATGAACTACAATGTGAGGCCAACCTCAACATCTTCTCTAAGCTCAGAGATGAGTTTGGGAAGTGGAAGAACCTGCTAGACAGTAATGGATCAAACTGTAAGTGTATTACAGTATGTTTCCATTgtgaacatgtttgttttgtcatttttgacaGAGAGTTCTGTGGCATGCATACCACAAACCCTCAATTTATACAGTGGGTAAATAAATACTTCTGTATTTGTTAAAATGCTAAAACTTGTAAACCCTTTTAGATTCTGATTTAAAGCTGATGTTTCTGGTTGTTGTAATGACCACTACTGACCCAGTGCTGACATGCATTAACTCTGTTATCACGGTAATAAATGCCATCAACATTAAAGTCAGCAGGAAGATTGAGAGAGAGGTGGCTACCTATGAGCAGAAGTATCGTGGAAGAGAGCTGCCAGGGTTCATCAACTACAAGACCTTTGAGACGATGATGAAGGAGCAGATCAAACAGCTTGAAGAGCCTGCTGTCACAAAACTCAAGGATGTGGCAGGTAGGTCTATGTGTTGTCAGAGTGCTAAAAATGATAGCAGGCCCTTCTCAGTGTTAACCATGCATTTCTCActgttttatgtatgttttctagATCTCGTGAAGAACGGGTTCATTCAGCTGGCTCAGTGCAGTTTTGTCGGATTTCCCAACCTCTTCAAAGCAGCTAAGGTAGCATTTTCCTGGTCAGTTACCACTATAAATGTCCAGTGTCATTTTAAACATAAGCTAATACAATTTAATGGCTGATTTGGTTTCCAGGCAAAAATTGAGCTCATcagaaaggagaaggaggtgaCAGCAGAGGCCATGCTGAGGACCCAGTTTAAGATGGAGCTGGTCGTTTACACTCAGGACAGTACATACAGCCGCAGTTTGAAGAGGAAAAGGGAAGATGAGGGATCTGTACCGGGGTTTAAAACTGTGAACTATCAGGACAACGAGGCTACCCTGAAGGAGATGATGCTGCACCTGAAATCCTATTACCTAGTAAGTggtatttataatatttataatatttgtgATTtacagtgatgggagtaacggcgttacaaagaaacggcgttactaacggcgttacttttatcagtaatgagtaatcaaagaaatgactgtttccccGTTACAACACcattaccgttactgacaataaaatgcgccgttactagccgttacttactactaataattattattattttattatcctattcaaaaaatgtgagtcttgtggagaaaaagcggtgtgtcaattttcaaaccggtcggactttgcagtttttcataacttatcaacatgcatggagaatgactgagcacaaattacaagaagcaCATGTGTTCCCCAACGGCAGAGTGGATAGTATCTCTGCCTGCTGTACAGAAgcccgggggttcaattccccacctggacaagctggcatcactaatttaaactataatgaattactttttcaaagtaacgtgcccaacactgacaatgacagcaatatccacactgcaacagcaatgcaaaaatatgtgcattaataagaggatttaagaaaagaaaaaaagtaatcataaaaattactttccccagtaattgaattactcttctgcagcagtaattgagtagtaatcaaaattacttttttacagaagtaattagtaattgtaacttattagttttatgagtaattggtcccaacactggtgatTTATAATATAACCCTACATGTCATACATAAAGGTAACTAAGAGgtttaattttatgaatgaatgtgttgCTATAATGGTTTAGGATGACTCAGTCAAAATTCCCCAGTATTTACAACTCTTTACAACTGCATTACAActagaaaatgcaaattttcaaGTTGCTCAACAAGGAAAAAATTAGGAAGTATGGTTAACAGTGattgtgaaaataaatgtaagGGTGAGGGAAGCCAGGTACATATCCTGGGTCATAATGctataaagcacatttaattgTGGTTCATAATAAAGTTAAGTTATAAAAATactgcagagcagaggagctCCACATTTTTATCTGTTAATTACATCCCAGGTTTATAATGTAGGACTTTGATATACAGTATCAGTCTAAAGTTTGGaaacaccttctcattcaatggtttttctttatttttattattttcgaCATAGATTAATACTGAAGATATCAAAACTATAAAAGAACACATAGGATTATGTAAAACAAAAGTGTTAAACGTTTGTTTAACACTTGTTTTCTACAGAAtgtttaaatgataaaaataaagaaaaaacattctgtATAAtcccaaatgtgttcttttatagttttgatgtcttcagtattaAACTATGGCACAAGAttgagaataataaaaataaggaaaaaacactaaatgagaatgagaaagtgtgtccaaacttttgactggtactgtatgtgtgtgtgtgtgtgtgtatgtgtctgtctatatatagaaagatatagatagatagatatagatagacagatagaaatATCTCACCGCAAAGCATAATAGGAAAATATGAATACTGAAAATTCGTGATATAGGCCAGTAagtttttgtgacatttttagcCCTCTTTGCATGGAAATGATGCACCTGGAACTAATGTGAATGTGTAATCGGTTGTGAAATAGTATGTGGTCTACCGTGggtaaatacattaaaaatgacaGTGTGTGCAGAAGTACTCTGGAATTCCTACTATTTGTAATATATACAGgaacaatttaacaaacactaCCTTTTTGAGGGCGTTGGATAGTTTACCCTTGCAAATCTGTGTAATTTGAGTATTGAAGTCTTCAGACTTTCACGTTTAACATGTGATGTGAAACTTGATCTGGCCTGAATAGAAAAAAGGTGGTTTACTTAATGCTATGAATAAATTGAATATATTTTCTCTCAATTTCAGATTGCTAGCCAACGTCTGGCTGACCAGATCCCTCTGGTGATCAAGTACCTGATGCTGCAGGAGTCTGCTGCCCAGCTGCAGAGGGAGATGCTGCAGATGATTCAGAAGAAGGAGAACGTGGAGCTCATGCTTGATGAGGACTTCCGtgtaaacacagagagaaaaactctTCAGAGTCGCCTCAACCGCCTCAGAAAGGCTCGTGTTTTGTTGACCGAGTTTGAGTATGGCCAGCTCAGCTGAGCAGGGCAAGTTTTCAAGACCAAATGTCTCACTGAAGGCGATACTTAAAATTTTGTTACAGTCGGTCTTTGTAGTGTTCATATTTTTGTCATACCCATACTCGGACAgcaatttattttgtgtgaaagaaaaacagtggaGCCAGTAGTTTCatatatttttactgtaagacAATGTGCCTACATTCAAcctgctttttttaaattttgcttaATTCCAGTTCTGATTATTTTACTGGCATTCATTTGCACCTGCTTTTCTTGTACTTTAAACTGCATAGACATATAATAGATCATGTTATTTATAACTGAGTGTGTTTTAAAGTGACTGTTACTTCTGCTGGGACCAACCTGTGTGTTAACTGGCATCATTAAGAATGGCTGTTTGATTTTATAATCCTTTATGTGCTGTAGGCTTGGGTGATCTTTCCTCACACTCCATTCCCTGACTTGAATGTCAAGAC encodes the following:
- the LOC115359465 gene encoding interferon-induced GTP-binding protein Mx3-like; this translates as MEMDPFALTVAAEEEVTTKPALKQQRRKKKKIEMDNEGRGQASMYNTLNQQYEEKVRPCIDLIDSLRSLGVEKDLALPAIAVIGDQSSGKSSVLEALSGVALPRGSGIVTRCPLELKMKRTTEGETWQGTITYTAKKQPEGHFNHHVDIEDPSYVEHLIEQAQNDMAGHGAGISEDLISLSIASPDVPDLTLIDLPGIARVAVKGQPQDIGEKIKKMIQKFIKKQETISLVVVPSNVDIATTEALKMAQEVDPDGERTLGILTKPDLVDKGTEATVVKTVHNELIPLKKGYMIVKCRGQQEILDRVSLSEAMEREKTFFEEHAYFSILHDEGQATIPKLAEKLTLELVNHIQRSLPQLEEQIEKKLNNTQSRLTKCGAGPPQDPSDKVYFFIDKVTAFTQDAISLAAGDELQCEANLNIFSKLRDEFGKWKNLLDSNGSNFSRKIEREVATYEQKYRGRELPGFINYKTFETMMKEQIKQLEEPAVTKLKDVADLVKNGFIQLAQCSFVGFPNLFKAAKAKIELIRKEKEVTAEAMLRTQFKMELVVYTQDSTYSRSLKRKREDEGSVPGFKTVNYQDNEATLKEMMLHLKSYYLIASQRLADQIPLVIKYLMLQESAAQLQREMLQMIQKKENVELMLDEDFRVNTERKTLQSRLNRLRKARVLLTEFEYGQLS